A genomic stretch from Pectinophora gossypiella chromosome 13, ilPecGoss1.1, whole genome shotgun sequence includes:
- the LOC126372022 gene encoding coiled-coil domain-containing protein 80-like: protein MCKTCYVTQPNPVFMPYPVPYVYFATNDYAGTTTTLISSTDNTHKTVETSETATETKSEIATKSETAKKSESTTKTTSKTTTTTKKRSKRTTTKSETTTTPKTKKTTETTQKKDDTTTVSGDKPRKLNRFSDEEDTSWSFEKYESHPTEDHQNTLFSNCVANYAATDIVNLSNTKPRNTEPRNTKPGNTYNTTADDVFGGNNTPTVVVNGGNHPATVIVNGGNYAAIILRGNRTADATTDVVIIVGRNHSI from the exons ATGTGTAAAACATGTTATGTCACTCAACCGAATCCTGTGTTTATGCCATATCCTGTTCCATATGTTTATTTCGCGACAAACGACTATGCTGGAACCACAACGACACTAATCTCCAGCACAGACAATACACACAAAACAGTAGAAACTAGTGAAACAGCAACCGAAACGAAAAGTGAAATAGCAACAAAGAGTGAAACAGCAAAGAAGAGTGAATCAACTACAAAAACTACAAgtaaaacaacaacaacaacaaaaaagagGAGTAAAAGGACAACAACGAAGAGTGAAACTACCACGACACCAAAGACTAAAAAAACAACTGAAACAACACAAAAGAAAGATGATACAACGACAGTTTCAGGTGACAAACCAAGAAAGTTAAATAGATTCTCCGATGAAGAGGACACATCTTGGTCGTTTGAAAAATATGAATCTCATCCTACAGAAG aTCACCAAAACACATTGTTTTCAAATTGTGTTGCAAATTATGCTGCTACCGACATTGTCAACCTTTCGAATACAAAACCAAGGAATACAGAACCAAGGAATACAAAACCAGGGAATAC ATACAACACCACTGCCGACGACGTCTTCGGAGGAAACAACACCCCCACCGTCGTCGTCAACGGAGGAAACCACCCCGCCACCGTCATCGTCAACGGAGGAAACTACGCCGCCATCATCCTCAGAGGAAACCGAACCGCCGACGCCACCACCGACGTCGTCATCATCGTCGGAAGAAACCACTCCATCTAA